A window of the Dyadobacter pollutisoli genome harbors these coding sequences:
- a CDS encoding SusE domain-containing protein — MKTLNKIIFLGLTMVVAWGCEKEQDMAILNAGAVPVVKLSSGEVLLDKDKADADVLTVSWDTDFGYQAAASNTILIDKKGADFSKAASISAGSSKSKVFKASELNAILIGLGLTAGTAGEIDIRVTSSIGAATVLTSTPAVLKATAYSVLLDLTSKWGVVGSAANDWGASPDLPFYKTDVANVFVAYVNLIDGEMKFRENNDWAVNYGGANGVLKAGGDNIKITKGSYKITFNPVALTYKIEKGVFWGIVGDATATGWGDKPDQKFSYNPGSETWYLNNVVLKDGQIKFRLNDDWGANLGSTATAEPDPIAASGALKDGGKNFGVKAGTWNFELNVKDPAKPTYKATKIK, encoded by the coding sequence ATGAAAACATTGAACAAAATAATTTTCCTTGGGCTGACTATGGTGGTTGCCTGGGGATGTGAAAAGGAGCAGGATATGGCCATTCTGAATGCTGGGGCGGTGCCGGTGGTCAAATTATCTTCCGGCGAGGTGCTGCTGGACAAGGATAAAGCCGATGCGGATGTGCTAACGGTTTCCTGGGACACTGACTTTGGCTACCAGGCAGCGGCGAGCAATACGATCCTGATCGATAAAAAAGGAGCAGATTTTTCGAAAGCGGCCTCGATTTCAGCAGGTTCGTCTAAGTCGAAAGTGTTCAAAGCTTCTGAACTGAATGCGATACTGATCGGCCTGGGGCTCACTGCCGGTACTGCCGGCGAGATTGATATCCGCGTTACTTCTTCCATTGGAGCGGCGACGGTACTGACTTCAACGCCTGCGGTTTTGAAAGCGACTGCTTATTCGGTGCTGCTGGACCTTACTTCGAAATGGGGGGTGGTTGGAAGTGCTGCTAATGATTGGGGTGCGTCGCCTGACCTGCCATTTTATAAAACCGACGTAGCCAATGTTTTCGTAGCTTACGTAAATCTGATTGACGGGGAAATGAAATTCCGTGAGAACAACGACTGGGCTGTCAACTACGGTGGCGCAAACGGTGTTTTGAAAGCCGGAGGCGACAATATCAAGATCACGAAAGGGAGCTACAAGATTACATTCAATCCGGTAGCATTGACCTACAAAATTGAAAAAGGTGTTTTCTGGGGCATCGTTGGTGATGCTACTGCGACAGGATGGGGAGATAAACCTGACCAAAAATTTAGCTATAACCCTGGTTCTGAAACCTGGTACCTGAACAATGTCGTTTTGAAAGATGGCCAGATCAAGTTCAGGCTTAATGATGACTGGGGTGCGAACCTAGGCTCCACGGCAACAGCAGAACCTGATCCTATCGCCGCGAGCGGTGCATTGAAGGATGGTGGCAAAAACTTTGGCGTAAAAGCGGGCACCTGGAATTTCGAATTGAATGTAAAAGATCCGGCAAAGCCAACTTATAAGGCTACCAAGATCAAATAG